The following coding sequences lie in one Cloeon dipterum chromosome 1, ieCloDipt1.1, whole genome shotgun sequence genomic window:
- the LOC135934302 gene encoding coactosin-like protein, translated as MSGKVTMTDEYINEDGPKKVSMATHINRSEIKEAYEDVRSDSTPTDWAVFKFEGSSIKCTVKGEGFDDFRAQFTDDERAFAYLRLQMGDEMSKRKKFLFITWIGPAVGVMKRAKMSTDKAKMKEILANFAVELQLESSAEFEIDFFMEQLIKAGGANYGTGVRDL; from the exons ATGTCTGGCAAAGTTACGATGACCGACGAGTACATCAACGAAGATGGACCCAAAAAG GTGTCCATGGCGACTCACATCAATAGGAGCGAAATCAAAGAGGCCTACGAAGACGTGAGATCCGACTCGACGCCGACCGACTG GGCCGTGTTCAAATTCGAAGGCAGTAGCATCAAGTGCACCGTGAAAGGCGAAGGCTTCGACGATTTCCGCGCCCAGTTCACAGACGATGAACGGGCCTTCGCTTATCTCAGGCTGCAG ATGGGAGACGAGATGAGCAAAAGAAAGAAGTTCCTTTTCATCACTTGGATCGGCCCCGCCGTTGGAGTGATGAAGAGAGCGAAAATGAGCACCGATAAGGCAAAAATGAAGGAAATTCTTGCG AATTTTGCTGTCGAGCTGCAACTGGAGAGCTCTGCCGAATTTGAGATTGACTTCTTTATGGAACAGCTGATCAAAGCTGGAGGTGCCAACTACGGAACAGGAGTGCGAGATCTCTAA
- the grsm gene encoding probable aminopeptidase NPEPL1 — protein sequence MAAKIEFLNSLPPTDPQKHPVLIVGQTKHLSKLTFNDVRAKLEPRVTDQVFSSAIASLHPSPTDSCPLYLNLAVVAALPVKCSRHNTPSRVHALTKLVKSSSVGVDETILIACERSDVYASACAVARAYPLYSRKTSSNAGTGTPPTVSVYFLIVSDDSPSVEVPLLSSEIACLQSVSYGVRLAAKIVDMPCNEMNVSHFLKEVKSIGDQVGAKLTVIRGEELNERGFGGIYGVGKAAADPPALAVLSHCPEGATVDVAWVGKGIVYDTGGLSIKGKTAMPGMKRDCGGAAAVLGAFYTAVKQGFSQNLHAVFCMAENSVGPLATRPDDIHTLYSGRTVEINNTDAEGRLVLSDGVSYAQKDLKASIIIDMATLTGAQGISTGKYHGAILTNSEDWEQIGVEAGKNCGDLLFPIPFCPELHFSEFASAVADMKNSVADRNNAQASCAGLFVASNLGFDWNGTWVHIDMAYPVHSGERATGYGVALLTAMCGHFSTDATLLALSPNNTSSEDEAKARKKQRRN from the exons ATGGCAGCCAAAATCGAATTTCTAAATTCGCTGCCACCAACTGACCCTCAGAAGCACCCAGTTCTGATTGTTGGGCAGACGAAGCATTTGAGTAAACTCACATTCAATGATGTCAGAGCCAAGCTGGAGCCGAGAGTCACCGATCAG GTGTTCTCCTCTGCTATAGCGAGTTTGCACCCATCACCAACTGACTCTTGTCCACTCTACTTGAACCTGGCCGTTGTGGCTGCTCTGCCTGTCAAGTGCAGCCGCCACAACACGCCTTCGAGGGTGCACGCGCTCACCAAACTGGTCAAAAGCAGCTCCGTCGGGGTGGACGAGACAATCCTG ATTGCTTGCGAGAGAAGTGACGTGTACGCATCCGCTTGCGCTGTCGCTCGAGCCTATCCGCTCTACTCGAGGAAAACGTCGAGCAACGCCGGTACCGGAACGCCGCCCACTGTGTCTGTCTACTTCTTGATTGTTTCCGACGACTCTCCCTCGGTTGAGGTGCCCTTGCTGTCCTCGGAGATTGCTTGTCTCCAGAGTGTCTCCTATGGAGTTAGGCTGGCCGCTAAAATTGTGGACATGCCATGCAATGAAATGAATGTCAGCCACTTCCTAAAG GAAGTGAAAAGCATTGGAGATCAGGTTGGCGCCAAGTTGACAGTCATCCGAGGCGAGGAGCTAAATGAACGTGGATTTGGAGGAATTTACGGCGTTGGCAAAGCAGCTGCTGACCCTCCAGCCTTGGCTGTGCTCAGCCACTGTCCCGAAGGCGCCACTGTGGACGTCGCTTGGGTCGGCAAGGGAATTGTCTACGACACTGGTGGCCTGAGCATCAAGGGAAAGACAGCCATGCCTGGCATGAAGAGAGACTGCGGAGGCGCGGCTGCGGTCCTCGGCGCTTTTTACACTGCCGTGAAACAAGGCTTCAGCCAGAATCTTCACGCTGTCTTCTGCATGGCTGAGAATTCCGTCGGACCTCTCGCCACAAGACCTGATGACATTCATACCCTCTACTCAGGAAG GACTGTGGAGATCAACAACACAGATGCCGAAGGACGGTTGGTACTGTCTGACGGAGTTTCCTATGCTCAAAAGGATTTGAAAGCGTCCATCATCATCGACATGGCAACCTTGACTGGTGCCCAG GGTATCAGCACTGGCAAGTACCACGGTGCCATTCTCACCAACAGTGAGGATTGGGAACAAATTGGCGTGGAAGCTGGCAAGAATTGCGGAGACCTGCTTTTTCCGATTCCTTTCTGCCCAGAACTGCATTTCAGCGAGTTTGCCTCTGCTGTCGCTGATATGAAGAACTCGGTTGCT GATCGTAACAATGCCCAGGCTTCCTGTGCTGGTCTCTTTGTTGCGTCCAACCTGGGATTCGATTGGAATGGAACTTGGGTGCACATCGACATGGCCTACCCAGTTCACAGC GGTGAGCGAGCTACAGGCTACGGCGTGGCTCTTCTGACCGCTATGTGTGGTCACTTTTCCACGGATGCAACCCTTCTTGCGCTCAGCCCAAACAACACAAGCAGCGAGGACGAAGCCAAAGCTCGCAAGAAGCAGCGCCGCAACTAA